From a region of the Oncorhynchus keta strain PuntledgeMale-10-30-2019 chromosome 13, Oket_V2, whole genome shotgun sequence genome:
- the LOC127906653 gene encoding prospero homeobox protein 1-like, protein MDSPSDLFGRQSSLISPFDLYPDPSTALDLPRHLTPSGGGHGAPYPGANPSYPLIHHLLQPGGAPMRSGGELHLDRYNREEEGMEEEEEEGMGGRLVGVGGKRLSGDALVADWSYDMMRVKRLRLESLVKGDGEIGLEEEEEEEEKKGRRRAERGKREKGREGRRREREELKEQLEEARERLKALQEKVWKAFGERPAQEKKRWTGGEQEEDDDEEMDKEEEEETAEGITEEVEEEVGEIDDLSFPFIPSSPHFQGIAKRDRKARDHEKRSEEQRNANGGGGVFLEGVLERAAVWMGCGVVRGEWERFGGEQKFAQALKQELGSAVARVIDRVLRLYTQNEPLPPSIHPFTLSPREGGNEGGGRGGVWAALRERRERERGGGSPPHSNRAPPPHQEQSEALPLITRRPDNRRNHLLPLNNHPNNRTKNPLLPPHAFSPLCQPHPPHHHTHPALLLPSSCHKDSSHFLPPSSCPLPLPLLHYTMQQLFTRSLSHLHPLHKGNPFFPHLTPSSSSSHPSLPPLAVMEGLDRLDGGLQHHHERDGGMRGGGRDGGMDSGMYLGPGSSQEGLSPCHLKKAKLMFFYARYPSSNTLKTYFPDVKFNRCVTSQLIKWFSNFREFFYIQMERFARQAARDGAPCLGREGREPPLRLGRDTELYRILNMHYNKSNDYQVPDRFVEIAELALREFYTAIQTGRDSDPCWKKSIYKIVCKLDSPVPDSFRLPGCPMG, encoded by the exons ATGGATTCCCCTTCTGATCTGTTTGGTCGTCAGTCCTCCCTGATTTCTCCCTTTGACCTTTACCCTGACCCCTCCACCGCCCTTGACCTCCCCAGACACCTCACACCCTCTGGAGGGGGGCACGGTGCACCCTACCCTGGAGCCAACCCCTCCTACCCCCTTATCCACCACCTGCTGCAGCCTGGTGGAGCCCCCATGAGGTCCGGGGGGGAATTACACCTAGACAGATATAACAGggaagaggaagggatggaggaggaggaggaggaggggatgggtggACGGTTGGTAGGGGTGGGGGGGAAGAGGCTGAGCGGTGACGCCCTAGTGGCGGACTGGAGTTATGACATGATGAGAGTGAAGCGATTGAGACTGGAGAGTCTAGttaaaggagatggagagataggcttagaggaagaagaagaggaggaggagaagaaagggaggaggagagcggagagggggaaaagggagaaagggagggaggggaggagaagggagagagaggagctgaagGAACAGTTGGAAGAGGCTAGAGAAAGACTGAAGGCCTTGCAGGAGAAAGTATGGAAAGCATTCGGAGAGAGACCCGCTCAGGAGAAGAAGAGGTGGactggaggagagcaggaggaggatgatgatgaagagatggacaaagaggaggaggaggagacagcagAAGGGATCACtgaagaggtggaagaggaggtggGAGAAATAGAcgatctctctttccccttcatCCCCTCTTCTCCCCATTTCCAAGGCATCGCTAAACGAGACCGAAAAGCGAGGGACCATGAGAAAAGGAGTGAAGAACAGAGGAACGCGAATGGAGGAGGTGGGGTGTTTTTGGAGGGGGTTCTGGAGAGGGCGGCAGTGTGGATGGGGTGTGGGGTGGTGAGGGGGGAATGGGAGCGTTTTGGAGGGGAGCAGAAGTTTGCCCAAGCTTTGAAACAGGAACTGGGAAGCGCTGTAGCTCGAGTCATCGATAGGGTCCTCCGTCTATACACCCAAAACgaacctctacctccctccattcatccttTCACCCTGTcacccagagagggagggaacgagggaggaggcagaggaggagtgtgggcagccctgagagagagaagggagagagaacggGGTGGAGGTTCACCTCCCCACTCGAACAGAGCTCCGCCCCCCCACCAGGAACAATCTGAAGCATTGCCGTTGATTACCCGTCGccccgacaaccgccgaaaccaTCTTCTACCCCTCAACAACCACCCTAACAACCGAACTAAaaaccctcttctccctcctcacgccttctcccctctctgccaGCCTCACCCCCctcaccaccacacccaccccgccctcctcctcccctcctcttgtcATAAGGACTCCTCCCACTTCCTCCCGCCCTCCTCCTGcccgctccccctccccctcctccactacACCATGCAACAGCTCttcactcgttctctctctcaccttcatcCTCTCCACAAAGGGAACCCTTTCTTCCCccacctcaccccctcctcctcttcctctcatccctccttaCCTCCCCTCGCTGTGATGGAGGGATTGGACCGGCTGGATGGAGGGCTGCAACATCATcatgagagggatggagggatgagaggaggaggaagagacggTGGGATGGATTCTGGGATGTATCTCGGTCCGGGTTCA TCTCAGGAGGGTTTGTCTCCCTGTCATCTGAAGAAAGCCAAACTGATGTTCTTCTACGCTAGATACCCCAGCTCTAACACGCTCAAGACTTACTTCCCTGATGTCAag TTCAACCGCTGCGTGACCTCCCAGCTCATCAAGTGGTTCAGTAACTTCCGTGAGTTCTTCTACATCCAGATGGAACGCTTCGCCAGACAGGCTGCCCGCGACGGTGCACCCTGCctggggagagagggcagagagccCCCCCTCCGCCTAGGGAGAGACACGGAGCTCTATCGCATACTGAACATGCATTATAACAAGAGCAACGACTACCAA gttcctGACAGGTTTGTGGAGATAGCAGAGTTAGCACTGAGAGAGTTCTACACGGCGATACAGACTGGGAGAGATAGTGACCCCTGCTGGAAGAAATCCATCTACAAGATTGTCTGTAAACTAGACAGCCCTGTTCCAGATAGTTTTAGACTGCCTGGATGTCCAATGGGCtga
- the LOC118391834 gene encoding transmembrane protein 179B-like isoform X2: MMAIAKIPWLLLLEMGLYASCFVCGIVTAASLTITQGSFSGLCILYGTVHHNSSSDSLLVQTSSSPSLCYFVSAISVCVAVFCFSISLYWIYTCCLDGGVNRERLWLNVTLVVCGVFLFFLLVTGCVLKRGRDSLCDSVLHAVPNITSCEEAQSRTWISPYTGTQFYTGLYNAGVSINRVLHWTVQVWGQY; the protein is encoded by the exons ATGATGGCAATAGCGAAGATACCGTGGCTACTTCTCCTCGAGATGGGATTGTACGCAAGTTGTTTCGTTTGTGGAATCGTCACGGCAGCTTCTCTCACTATCACACAG ggGAGTTTCAGTGGTCTCTGTATCCTGTATGGGACAGTACATCACAACTCGTCATCAGACTCCCTATTGGTCCAGACCTCcagctctccctcgctctgttaCTTTGTCTCTGCTATCTCAGTATGCGTAGCAGTGTTCTGTTTCTCTATATCACTGTACTGGATATATACATGCTGTCTGGATGGAGGGGTTAACAG agaGCGTCTATGGCTCAACGTGACCCTGGTGGTGTGTGGCGtgtttctcttcttcctcctggTGACGGGCTGTGTGttgaagagaggaagagactcTCTGTGTGACTCTGTCCTACACGCTGTCCCCAACATCACCAG CTGTGAAGAGGCTCAGTCTCGGACCTGGATCAGTCCTTACACTGGAACACAGTTCTACACTGGACTGTACAACGCTGGGGTCAGTATTAACAGAGTTCTACACTGGACTGTACAG GTCTGGGGTCAGTATTAA
- the LOC118391834 gene encoding transmembrane protein 179B-like isoform X1, with the protein MMAIAKIPWLLLLEMGLYASCFVCGIVTAASLTITQGSFSGLCILYGTVHHNSSSDSLLVQTSSSPSLCYFVSAISVCVAVFCFSISLYWIYTCCLDGGVNRERLWLNVTLVVCGVFLFFLLVTGCVLKRGRDSLCDSVLHAVPNITSCEEAQSRTWISPYTGTQFYTGLYNAGTAVWVNFFFWILIGVLVVIQRGQGSEFRMTAADPLATPSETEPFFPRQARPQ; encoded by the exons ATGATGGCAATAGCGAAGATACCGTGGCTACTTCTCCTCGAGATGGGATTGTACGCAAGTTGTTTCGTTTGTGGAATCGTCACGGCAGCTTCTCTCACTATCACACAG ggGAGTTTCAGTGGTCTCTGTATCCTGTATGGGACAGTACATCACAACTCGTCATCAGACTCCCTATTGGTCCAGACCTCcagctctccctcgctctgttaCTTTGTCTCTGCTATCTCAGTATGCGTAGCAGTGTTCTGTTTCTCTATATCACTGTACTGGATATATACATGCTGTCTGGATGGAGGGGTTAACAG agaGCGTCTATGGCTCAACGTGACCCTGGTGGTGTGTGGCGtgtttctcttcttcctcctggTGACGGGCTGTGTGttgaagagaggaagagactcTCTGTGTGACTCTGTCCTACACGCTGTCCCCAACATCACCAG CTGTGAAGAGGCTCAGTCTCGGACCTGGATCAGTCCTTACACTGGAACACAGTTCTACACTGGACTGTACAACGCTGGG ACTGCGGTGTGGGTGAACTTCTTTTTCTGGATTCTGATTGGCGTGCTGGTGGTGATCCAGAGAGGTCAAGGGTCCGAGTTTAGAATGACGGCGGCCGACCCCTTAGCCACGCCCTCTGAGACAGAACCTTTCTTCCCACGCCAGGCCCGGCCCCAGTGA